The Euphorbia lathyris chromosome 3, ddEupLath1.1, whole genome shotgun sequence genome contains a region encoding:
- the LOC136223414 gene encoding pentatricopeptide repeat-containing protein At1g80270, mitochondrial-like gives MMWLLRRAALPLKLHGPWLEASRVISAKSDILSSSVSHTVGSCRVEKEHCFALSAGERLFLGNCGYCSGASAIRENRNDVLADSELQISPTAELAEERNGDKEELLSEMELSEGDDEKGASSEDIEMIDTALVLLNSIRGGSSYCLFDICDTWAKKGNKLSIGGVSIIFSTLHNRHMYWKALKFSEWLRKSKHIELTEKYYAVHLSCISQTQTLEKVEMFFEEIPESFKGELVYRNLLRSCVHFSNRMKAEAVFKKMKDLDIPITVDDYNQLILLYKNLDKKKIVDILLTMQKQNVKPSLLTYKLLVDAKGKTGDIMGMERVFEAMKVDGVEPDPRILASMAEFYIASGFKSKAETILKEIEEMKGDAVWARKLLLPLYASLGRDDKVRKIWIDCESEPTIFECLAAIEAWGKLGEIEDAEAVFDVLRQKCKISGFHYSTLLNVYVNNKLLTKANDLVKQMSDSGCSIGPKTWDALVRLCIESGEVEKADSILNRAGSQSKARPMSLTYMAVMSEYAKRGDVFNTEKLFQRIRQCGYVIGNNVFALLAQAYVNAETPAFGFRDRMKAYNLFPNEALAKQLVQVDAFRKNSASDLLD, from the exons ATGATGTGGTTGCTCCGTCGAGCTGCTCTCCCTCTAAA GCTACATGGACCTTGGCTTGAGGCATCCCGAGTCATCTCTGCTAAATCAGATATATTAAGTAGTTCTGTGTCGCACACTGTTGGCTCTTGCAGAGTGGAAAAAGAGCACTGCTTTGCACTATCTGCAGGTGAAAGACTCTTTTTGGGGAATTGTGGTTATTGCTCTGGGGCAAGTGCAATAAGGGAGAATAGAAATGATGTGCTGGCAGATTCTGAGCTTCAGATAAGTCCTACAGCTGAGCTTGCTGAAGAGCGAAATGGAGATAAAGAAGAATTACTTTCTGAGATGGAGCTTTCGGAGGGTGATGATGAGAAAGGAGCTAGCAGTGAGGACATTGAAATGATCGATACAGCTTTAGTGTTATTAAATTCCATAAGAGGAGGTTCAAGTTATTGTCTTTTTGATATTTGCGATACCTGGGCGAAGAAAGGCAATAAACTGAGCATAGGCGGGGTTTCCATCATCTTTAGTACTCTGCACAACCGTCATATGTATTGGAAAGCATTAAAG TTCTCCGAATGGCTCCGAAAAAGTAAGCATATTGAGTTAACGGAAAAGTATTATGCGGTACATCTCAGTTGTATTTCCCAAACACAAACCCTTGAGAAGGTCGAGATGTTTTTTGAGGAGATCCCTGAATCCTTCAAAGGTGAACTAGTATACCGGAACCTTTTGAGAAGTTGTGTCCATTTCTCGAATAGGATGAAAGCGGAGGCGGTCTTCAAGAAAATGAAGGATTTAGATATTCCTATAACTGTTGATGATTACAATCAGTTGATTCTTCTCTATAAGAATCTTGACAAGAAGAAAATAGTTGATATTTTATTGACAATGCAAAAGCAAAATGTCAAGCCATCACTTTTAACATATAAACTTCTTGTAGACGCTAAAGGTAAGACTGGAGACATTATGGGGATGGAGCGTGTTTTTGAGGCCATGAAGGTCGACGGTGTCGAACCTGATCCACGTATTCTAGCTTCCATGGCTGAGTTCTATATTGCTTCGGGGTTCAAATCAAAAGCAGAAACTATTTTGAAGGAAATTGAAGAAATGAAAGGGGATGCTGTGTGGGCTCGTAAATTATTACTTCCCCTTTATGCTTCTCTTGGAAGAGATGATAAGGTCCGTAAAATTTGGATAGACTGTGAATCAGAACCAACAATCTTCGAGTGCTTAGCTGCTATTGAAGCTTGGGGCAAGTTGGGCGAAATAGAAGATGCAGAGGCCGTCTTCGATGTGTTGCGTCAGAAGTGCAAGATCAGTGGCTTCCATTACTCTACACTTCTGAATGTATATGTAAATAATAAGTTACTGACTAAGGCAAATGATTTGGTGAAGCAGATGTCGGATAGTGGATGCTCCATTGGCCCGAAAACTTGGGATGCATTAGTAAGGCTCTGTATTGAATCAGGAGAAGTTGAGAAAGCTGACTCTATTCTGAATAGGGCAGGTAGTCAGAGCAAAGCAAGACCTATGTCTTTGACTTATATGGCTGTTATGTCGGAGTATGCAAAGCGAGGCGATGTATTTAACACGGAGAAGCTGTTTCAGAGAATCAGACAGTGCGGGTATGTTATAGGGAACAACGTGTTTGCGTTATTGGCTCAGGCTTACGTCAATGCAGAAACTCCAGCTTTTGGTTTCCGAGACAGAATGAAAGCATATAATTTATTCCCCAATGAAGCACTGGCGAAACAGTTGGTTCAAGTCGATGCATTCCGGAAGAATTCTGCATCAGATTTACTTGATTGA
- the LOC136224340 gene encoding cytosolic sulfotransferase 15-like produces MAQDLNQQINEIYPTLPKILEGTTFELSLYQGFWCPTGMSPIRGVISFQKCFEAQDTDILVASNPKTGTTWLKALSFSIVNRTRYTPSNTPLLTSNPHDLVPFLDFHLFTQNELPDLSMIPSPRLFAMHTPYAALPDSIKDSNCRIIYVCRNPFDTVVSLCHFSNAFTHKHDAQLSMEEFFELFFKGISPFGPYWDHVLGYWKASLERPDKVLFIKYEDMKEDIVPCLKRIAAFIGYPFSEEEEKNGGIEEIAKLCSLGTLKDLEVNKSGTYLSKHPNKAFFRNGEVGNGVSVLSPAMKLKLQIVMEEKLQGSGLSFKLS; encoded by the coding sequence ATGGCTCAAGATTTGAACCAACAAATTAACGAGATTTATCCTACCCTTCCCAAAATACTTGAGGGGACTACCTTCGAGTTGTCTTTATATCAGGGCTTTTGGTGTCCAACCGGAATGTCTCCCATTCGCGGAGTTATTTCCTTCCAAAAGTGCTTCGAAGCTCAAGATACTGATATTCTTGTTGCCTCCAATCCTAAGACCGGCACGACTTGGCTTAAAGCTTTGAGCTTTTCCATTGTTAACCGAACCCGTTATACCCCTTCTAACACCCCTTTGCTTACTTCAAACCCTCATGACCTTGTTCCCTTTCTTGACTTCCATCTCTTTACCCAGAATGAACTTCCTGATCTTTCCATGATTCCATCTCCTCGGCTTTTCGCCATGCACACCCCTTATGCAGCATTACCTGACTCAATTAAGGACTCTAACTGTCGAATTATTTACGTTTGTCGCAACCCTTTTGACACCGTAGTCTCCCTTTGCCATTTCAGCAATGCATTTACGCACAAACATGATGCTCAATTGAGTATGGAGGAGTTTTTCGAGTTGTTCTTCAAAGGAATAAGTCCATTTGGACCCTATTGGGATCATGTGTTAGGGTATTGGAAGGCGAGCTTAGAGAGGCCCGATAAGGTATTGTTTATTAAGTACGAAGACATGAAGGAAGACATTGTTCCTTGTTTGAAGAGAATAGCCGCGTTTATTGGGTACCCGTtttcagaagaggaagagaaaaATGGTGGGATTGAAGAAATTGCAAAGTTGTGTAGTTTGGGAACATTGAAGGATTTAGAGGTGAATAAGAGTGGAACTTATTTATCAAAACATCCAAACAAGGCCTTCTTCAGGAATGGAGAGGTGGGGAATGGGGTTAGTGTTCTAAGCCCTGCAATGAAGCTAAAACTTCAAATTGTGATGGAAGAAAAGTTACAGGGATCTGGTTTATCTTTTAAGCTTTCTTAA
- the LOC136224141 gene encoding cytosolic sulfotransferase 15-like, whose amino-acid sequence MAQDLNQQINEIYPSLPKILEGTTFELSLYQGFWCPTGMSPIRGVISFQKCFEAQDTDILVASNPKTGTTWLKALSFSIVNRTRYTPSNTPLLTSNPHDLVPFLDFHLFTKNELPDLSMIPSPRLFAMHTPYSALPDSIKDSNCRIIYVCRNPFDTVVSLCHFSNAFTHKHDAQLSMEEFFELFFKGISPFGPYWDHVLGYWKASLERPDKVLFIKYEDMKEDIVPCLKRIAEFIGYPFSEEEKRTGAIEEIAKLCSLGTLKDLEVNKSGTYLSKHPNNAFFRKGEVGNGVNLLSPSMKEKLQTVMEEKLRGSGLSFKLS is encoded by the coding sequence ATGGCTCAAGATTTGAACCAACAAATTAACGAGATTTATCCTTCCCTTCCCAAAATACTTGAGGGGACTACCTTCGAGTTGTCTTTATACCAGGGCTTTTGGTGTCCAACCGGAATGTCTCCCATTCGCGGAGTTATTTCCTTCCAAAAGTGCTTTGAAGCTCAAGATACTGATATTCTTGTTGCCTCCAATCCTAAGACTGGCACGACTTGGCTTAAGGCTTTGAGCTTTTCTATTGTTAACCGAACACGTTATACCCCTTCTAACACCCCTTTGCTTACTTCAAACCCTCATGATCTTGTTCCCTTTCTTGACTTCCATCTCTTTACCAAGAATGAACTTCCTGATCTTTCCATGATTCCATCTCCTCGGCTTTTCGCCATGCACACCCCTTATTCAGCATTACCTGACTCAATTAAGGACTCTAACTGTCGAATTATTTACGTTTGTCGCAACCCTTTTGACACCGTAGTCTCCCTTTGCCATTTCAGCAATGCATTTACACACAAACATGATGCTCAATTGAGTATGGAGGAGTTTTTCGAGTTGTTCTTCAAAGGAATAAGTCCGTTTGGACCCTATTGGGATCATGTGTTAGGGTATTGGAAGGCGAGCTTGGAGAGGCCCGATAAGGTATTGTTTATTAAGTATGAAGACATGAAGGAAGACATTGTTCCTTGTTTGAAGAGAATAGCCGAGTTTATTGGGTACCCGTTTTCTGAGGAGGAAAAGAGAACTGGTGCCATTGAAGAAATTGCAAAGTTGTGTAGTTTGGGGACATTGAAGGATTTAGAGGTGAATAAGAGTGGAACTTATTTATCAAAACACCCAAACAACGCTTTCTTCAGAAAAGGAGAGGTAGGAAATGGGGTTAATCTTCTAAGCCCTTCCATGAAGGAAAAACTTCAAACTGTCATGGAAGAGAAATTAAGGGGCTCTGGTTTATCTTTCAAACTTTCTTAA